A window of the Euwallacea fornicatus isolate EFF26 chromosome 15, ASM4011564v1, whole genome shotgun sequence genome harbors these coding sequences:
- the tsl gene encoding torso-like protein, translated as MWGRARLLVLLLLGTTFATCYCALDDESQLKVGRSIDIFTRFGYLSLSMKVVPRNDSDWIFREPTIDIFNDMDRYSVQPERSSRKQRRVFEGDFHMEFCDTLKQLVQAYFRDFNFELLDQPWKAFTSSWSAETLARNLGINATFVTKDHCYVLVRLSRFRDSVRLGRVPESYNVVEPVKDEIDKIQKGDAASVLQFIKKFGSHYIQSYVTGNSLYQVFVFNKSRYHQIKDRLKNQGISHINESELNQYFSPWQAAHMGFIKVASGNRTVENWATEKLRNNYLIFTYPSLLKSKGDPRLLARLNNLLKNEAILGMDMRSLGVVINDPIKKQWFEEVLDNYLKLWESNL; from the exons ATGTGGGGTCGAGCGCGGCTGCTTGTCCTGCTACTGCTGGGGACCACTTTTGCGACCTGCTATTGTGCCTTAGACGACGAGAGCCAACTGAAGGTCGGAAGGTCCATCGACATCTTCACCAG ATTTGGATACCTCAGTCTGAGCATGAAAGTGGTGCCCCGCAACGATTCCGACTGGATATTCAGGGAACCCACCATCGACATTTTCAATGACATGGATAGGTATTCCGTGCAGCCAGAGCGTTCATCCAGGAAGCAACGTCGTGTCTTCGAAGGAGATTTCCACATGGAGTTTTGCGACACCCTGAAGCAATTAGTCCAGGCCTACTTCCGGGATTTTAACTTCGAGCTTCTGGACCAACCGTGGAAAGCCTTCACTTCGAGTTGGAGCGCTGAAACACTGGCCAGGAATTTGGGCATCAACGCCACTTTCGTCACCAAAGATCATTGTTACGTATTAGTGAGACTGTCTCGGTTTCGGGATAGCGTCCGGCTGGGCAGGGTGCCGGAAAGCTATAACGTGGTAGAGCCTGTTAAGGACGAAATCGACAAGATCCAGAAGGGTGATGCGGCGAGTGTGCTGCAATTCATTAAGAAGTTTGGGTCGCATTATATTCAATCATACGTTACCGGAAATTCTCTATATCAG GTGTTTGTCTTCAATAAAAGCCGCTATCACCAAATCAAAGACCGGTTGAAAAACCAGGGGATTTCCCATATAAACGAGTCGGAGTTGAACCAATACTTTAGTCCGTGGCAAGCCGCCCATATGGGGTTTATTAAGGTGGCCAGTGGCAACCGGACTGTTGAGAATTGGGCAACGGAAAAGCTGCGTAACAACTACCTAATTTTCACTTATCCATCCTTGCTCAAATCTAAAGGGGATCCCAG aTTGCTTGCCAGACTGAataatttactgaaaaacGAAGCCATCCTAGGAATGGACATGCGATCTTTAGGAGTGGTAATAAATGATCCCATCAAAAAGCAATGGTTCGAGGAAGTACTGGACAATTACTTGAAGCTCTGGGAGAGCAATTTGTAG